The Haliotis asinina isolate JCU_RB_2024 chromosome 2, JCU_Hal_asi_v2, whole genome shotgun sequence genomic interval GTGGTAATGCATTGCCGTAGTATAAAATCTTTGATGCTCTGGATGTAGAGGAAGCAGACTAAACTATCTGTCTCTCTTACAGGCAAACAGAATAGTGAAAGAAACTACTATTAATGAACATGTTCCACCTgttataataataacaacaataatataTAGCACTGACTTCCACCACACAGAGGCAATGTTCAAAGCGCTGACAAGTCACAGTTCATATGCACAAGATAAACCATGGATTTacgaaacatatttttgaaagaGGTCTGTTTTTGAGTCTCTTTTTGAAGAGTGGCAGAGTTGGCACTAGTTTTAGCTAAAGGGGCAGAGTGTTAGCTATAAAGGTACTGGCAGTACTGGATTAATGAGCACATAAAATTTATTTCTGCACATTTAGGAATTAACCAACAATACTAAGCACTGGCCATGCCGACTAGAGGAATTATGACTGTCACTGGTTATACTTATTTTCTTTGGTTTATTCATGGCAGTtagttatttggaatgaatTTATGGCTTATACAAATTACACAGTTGACATTTTGGATAATGCATAAAATATTCCTTCCTGAAAGAAAGACTCTATTCTAAAACATGAGTAAATATAAATGAATTTCATCTGGCTTTGGTGTCCATAAGTCAACTTAACCTCATCAACATTTAACATGTAAACAGAACATTTATATACGAACTTAATTTGGGTTAATGTCTTTAGTGAACTTAATCTATAACAACTATAAGATTGATGAGTGAACTTTATCTGGCTTAAAAGTACTTAATCTGTGTTTACTTATGTGCTCAGTGCAACAAACTTTAATGTTTCAGACACCAGGAATTTTTTCTGTATCTGATACAACTGGTGCTGCCAACAAGGCATCCTCTATGACAACATTTTGTCTTCTTTCCGTCACGATGAAACTCTGGACTCATTCACTATCATTGCTTTGTCTTGAACTGGATGTACTACATACACTGCATTCCTATTCAGTTACTCCAGTGATAGAggaattctttttgtttttcctttttctTCACCAAGTCAGTTTTAGTTGAAATTGTGATGTCACTTCCAAAACAAACTTGTGGTGAATTGGTCCAGGGAATTTATCCcaaaatattaaagaaaatatattactAACAAACAAATTTTTCACATTACTATATTTAACCTGTCCTGCCATAACCATTAATTATTGGCATAATTTATTTTCATCAGAGAGAATTGAGAGATGCTGAACATTTTTGGAGAACCGAACTGAGAAAATTCAGGATTAAAATCTTGTAACCCAGGTTTATCCTCACACACTAAAACTGTGGTTTAAACATTAGATAGCCCATGATCCTGTTGGGCAGAGGAAGAGCCCGAACATCTGCTTCCCTCTGTAGACTGTTGAGGATGACAATCCGACACTGACTCTGCAGGCTGATGATACGAGGAAGCTGGTAGATCTGTACGGTCACaccctggtcttcagtgttGGGCTTGTGGTCAAGGATCCTCATGTAACTGCCGCACTTCGAGAAGACTGGCTCGTAATTCACGCGACAAATGTTGAACAGCCCAGGCAGAGAGGACGTAATGTATTTGAACAGACGCATGTGATCTGAATTGAAGATGTAGATGTCTGAATATGATGTCACACCAAATCGGTCTTCCGTGAGTTTTTGAAGAATGAGTAATGTGCCATCCTTGCTGTACAGCAGATTATATCGGCTGCTGCCAAACAAAGTTGGCAGGGACAGTCTACTTCTTTGGAGAGTCTTACACTCATCTAGGGAAAATACAACAAGTTCATGAGTAATACCTTCTTTCTTACACTCATAATTAGCCACTGCAATACGTGACCAGTTGTACCTGGGATCGAAGGCAATGTACGGCTGCACTTCATGGTTCAATGTGACATATTTTATAATTTCAGTTGTTTCATTTGAATAGATGTACAGATCATAACAGAATCTCATCTCTCCAGAACACGAATAAAACAAGATGGCAGTCTGTTTAAGGTCAGGAGTGAAATCACAATGGATAATTGTCATGTTCTTGCGAGGGGCTGCAAGAATACCTATGACCCTTTTGGTATGAAGATTGACCAATGGGAATGCAGAAATGACGACTAGATCCTTGACATGGTGGAGCACTAACAGCACCAAGTGATCCTGGTATGCAGCAGCCACCTGGTTGAGTTCATGTCCGGCCGAGATCAGTCGCTGGAACTCAAAGCAGTGGTCTACAGGAATCTGTATTCCAGGCTGCTTGAACCTGAAATATCAATAGTAGGTTGTCATATATTGCATGGAATACGTACCATGAGGAATGTAAGGCCAGTTAGGCTTATCTTAGCAAAacagagtgagttagtgagtgagtgccaaATGTGGTGTAGAATATGTACCATGAGATATGTAAGGTCAATATAGGTTTACACTAGCAAaacagagcgagtgagtgagtgccatTAATGGTGTACAATATGTACCATTAGGTATGTATGGTTAATATAGGATTATATTAGcaaaacagagtgagtgagtgagtgagtgagtgagtgagtgagtgagtgagtgagtgagtgagtgagtgagtgagtgagtgagtgagtgagtgagtgagtgtagaatATGTACCATGAGGTATGTAGGGTTAATACTAGTATAAATTTATATTAGCAACACAGAATGAGTTAGTGAGAGAGTGCTATTAATGGTGCAGGAATATACATCGTGAGGTATGTCTAGCCAATTAGGCTTATCGTAgcagagtgagttagtgagtgccATTAATGTATCATGAGGTACATAAGGTCAATATGGGTTAAATTAGCAACACAGAGTGAGTCCACTTAATGGTGCAGGAATATGTATCATGACATATGACGGGCCAATTAGGCTTATCTTCGCAACACAGAGTCAGCTAGTGTCATCAATGGTGCAGAATATGTATCCTATCATGGTGGAAAATCCAAAACAAGAGACAtcacaagatgacatatcccccggaccccacatatttgaaaggacaaatcatctcacagttacttattgtttttttaggctatgtttgaattgtttgtatggaattcatgaaaattataaatgccatatatctgtaatcagcaaagtcacactttcaagatctgtctcatatatcagccaagatctgttgaaagatatgacatggttttcgagttgtgctctgggaacaaagcccatcccttcattgtgagactaagtccgaaacgtttccatggaaactaagaaaataatacatcacaaaaacctttaaaaatcaaaaggcgccactttggggtctgccacacatatctgccaagttttacagacagatattgagaagtttttgagttctgccctggaaacgaaacacacctctcacttttcagactaggtccaaaacgtttccatggaaactgagaaaataataaatcactaaaacctggaaatagcaaaaggcaccacttcaggttttgattgatatatctaccaagttttgcacaaaaatattgaacgctttttcagttctgctccggaaacaaagcccatcccatcattagactaacaccaaaatgttccatggaaaaactaaaaaaataaacatgcccaaactttgtaaatagcaaaaggcacaactataggctGAGATTATTATGTccatcaagtttggtctaaaaatattaaacagtttctgagttctgctccggaaacaaaatgattacagatggacAGGCAGACTGACAAGGCATCgacattacatgccggggggataaaaatgcaGGTCATGGATGTCAATAAAACATATAAGAAATGGAATGCTTACAAGCAAGTTTCTGTTAAaatcaagggatgcaactctacACAATGAATTGTTGCCCCTTACACAACTGGGACCTCAAACATTCACAGTCCTTCCCCCAACTTTTTGCATCTGTTAACTACTTCAATATAGTCTAACGTTAAATTAATATCTTTTAACTACTTCAGTATAGtctaatgataaataaatatcttTTAACTACTTCAATACAGTCTAATGTTAAATTAATATCTTAAGAAATTTCTGTACATCCCAAAACATAATTCAGAACGTGTCATGAAATGTATGTGGACTCAAAAACTACATAACAAATCAGCAACAAAAATGTCAATACTGTagactttagtgagtgagtgagtcacacCAGAGTCTCCAGCGTGAAAAGCGgaggctttaaccattagacaaACTCACCACCCCTGTAGACTTAGAATTCAAAAGAATTATTCTTTGCTCTTTCGATAAACTTCAATCACCTGTCCATGAATGCAAAAAAAATCCATACAAGGCAAATTCAAACATTACAGGTCAGGTTCATTTGTTGTTATGAGAGTTAACAAAATCCTTTGACAATAAAAGAGGACAGACTGTTTTGATACTATTAGGCAAAATATCACTGCACTGGTATAATCACGAACATTCAGTGCCCACCTTTCAATATCCACATATTTCCTGTTCTTGTTGTAGACAGCTCGAATGTACTGGAGACACACAGATTCCCTGTCACAGTCACTTTCACGACAGCCATAACCATACTTGTCAAATCCATAGCGACCTAAAGCATAAAAATCATAAATAAATTAATTCAAACTAACAATTTTAAATCTGATGTCAAAACCACATCTCAGACTTGgatccagataatttttcaacatcaggAGTATATACTCCTCATTTTTTCAATATAGGAGTACTAGAAAAACTAAAAGAGTACatttagagtactgaatggaattcaATGGCATatcagtaatcttgtgttttaTCTTATATATgaaccacaacattgctactcttgtgtaagcaagtcaataaacaataaaacattccTTTTTCAGATAAATCCAACTGTAAATGATTCCAAGACTGCGCACTATTGCTGTGGAGTATATTTGCTATGGTCTCTAATCTTTTCCCCATGGTATCATGTGTATTTTTGATCTGTACATACCTTGATACAGCCTTAACTAGAGTCCTGCTAAAGATGCACATGATTCAAGCAAGCAATACCTTGTGGTATGTTTCTGTATTATGCAACATTAACATATTGTAAATACTACTCTGCACTGTAATAGCTATTGCTGTTCTAGTTAACACTGCCTTTATGCACTCGACTTTGTCGCATTAAATGTAAATGTTGGGTTGCAAATGGaattgaaatgaacattttaatGATACCACTCTGACTGGTTACAATTAATCTAAGAAACTTTTATTCTTACAAAGTCCAAAACCTGGAATTAAATGTATGAATTCACCTGCAACTGGCGACCATAACTGAACATCTCCAGAATACAGCAAGTCCCAAGCTCGAGTGAAGTGCGGTAATGTAACACTGTAGGCCCCTGCCTTGTGGCTGCTCTTACGATTACCCATGATTAAGATGGGGACTTACACAGCTGCAACATACTTTACAGTTACAGCGGCACGAACTGAAACATATCAAACATTGATAATCTTAATCTTCAAAAGCAACCGTTTGCACAAAAAATAACATCACaataaatacattgtatattATTGATTACAAATTTTCATGGTACAGCCCCTGGTGTATATTAGGGCTCCAACGAATACACTATGTGATGAATATCATATGCATCACGAATACTGGGTAACGTATATGACtaattattcatgaatataACATTGTAGTTAAGTGATTGATGCACAATACGTAACccccatgttgattgttaatTTGCCATAGTTATAACTACTGATCTGACATGATACTCAAATTTGTTACGCAATAGACTAATAGTTACAGTCCACAGTACCATGTGCAGCGATTGAAAACAAACAAGTCAACCATGACCAAGGAAGACCATGTCAGCTCTGTCTGCAGAAGATGCTATTTTCATAAACACAATATTGGAAAAATCAGATACCTCATGACTTTGGACACCATCAAACTTATTGTGCAAACACTTATCATTAGCCGCCTTGACTACTGTAGCTCTCTTCTTGTCAACCTCCCTAATAAGATTCTATCACGTCTACAAAGAGTACAAAATTCTGCCACGAGATTGATTACACGTAAACGACGCACTAACCACATCACTCCAGTTCTGGAATCCTCCATTGGTTGCCTGTCCAACAGCGAATCTCCTATAAAATCCTGTTACTAACTCACTGAACCTCTACAGAAATACCTCAATACCTCAAAGAGCTCATCAACATTTACAAGCCATCTAGAAGTCTATGCTCTTCTGAACAGTTCCTCTTGTCACAACCAGTATCCACAAGCAAAATGGGTGGTAGAGCCTTCTCCACTGTTGCACCTCAATTATGGAATACTTTGCCATCAGAACTGAAAGCCACCAACTGTGAATCCACTTTCAAAAGTCTGATTAAAACCCTTCTGTTCAGAACTGCTtacaatatttaatcattttccCATTCACTCTATTGAATCAATCTCAATTCACTTTAGCTTTCTGTTTCTTTATTTTGAGAACAGAGAAATATACATCCATAAATGAACAAAACTTCTTGTTGCCAAAAAATATTTAAgttcatgggtgagtgagtatggttttacatcgcttcTAGCAACATTTCAGGTATACGACAGCATGAGACACCAAAattgggtttcatacattgtacccatgtgggaaatcgaacccggatattGCACATGACAAGCGAATACTTTAAAGACAagactaccctactgccccactCATGACATCACACTCAAGTAGAGAAGGTGAGCAGCTGGAGCTACACTTCTAATTCACAAACCCAAATTAGTGTGTAACATAGATTCATATTTACTTCTTTGCtaacaataatataattacaaagcataatacatcacaaactcAAATGTACATTGCATTTTAGATAAGAATGTGCAGATTGAAATTAGGAATACAGATACTGGACTAAGTCATGTGGCAGATGACAAATTGATAAAATCATTTCTTATTAATCTTATTTGATAAGATAATTCAATAACTTGATAAAGTAATTCACTAGATAGACAAACGTTAAATATAAATCTATAATCAGTGGGAAAGATCTGCTTTGACTTGTTGGATTGATGCCCTCATGCTACATTATAATGGAAATCTACTCAAACTTTTAGAGTAGGGCACGTGCCCTGGCAGCTGATCAAAGGGTTCATCAATGTTTTCTGAATTAAGGAGCTGAAGTAATTAGTAACTTTGACAAACCATGCGAGATCACTAGAGCGGAATCCAGAAAGATGTACAACAGCTCCAAATCTGCAATCATGTAGATTCCACAATGAGTCAATATTGTAAGAGTATGTCATTCTGACGTAAGTGTGAACATCAACATGTTCACAATGCTAAATTGTTGTTTGTTCAGTCGTGAGATTTGGAAGTACTATGTAAAAGTCGCGTGTTTTGTTCCAATGCATACTTTAATCTAATCTACAAAATGCATCAATATTGTACCAAAGGGATCTGTTAAATCTGCAACCTTGACCAAACACACCATAACTTCTCGCCGTGCTTTTCGCTTTGACGTTTGAGCGGAAGTTTCTGAAGCAGCGCCATCTGAGCCTCTACGCTACATGAGAGTTATCTACCTTTATCTTGCTCTCTTAATTGTTTTGATTACTCTTGTAAGGGTGGGATCAATTTAAAGCCGCTTTGACCAGTCCTTCTCTCCCTTCATGGCATTACGTCTGATTAGGGATAGAAGCTTAGAGCAACGAATTTGGCATCATCGAGATTAGAATCAAAGCACGTCAAGGACTAGGCAAAGTTAATTCAGTTCATCAAAACGGGAATAACGTATAACCTATCTTAGTCAAGGAATAGTTGATGCCACTCTGACTACTCGCTTAAAATTCACTGAAATTCCGTTCAGATTAAACCAAAAATACCCCGACATATTTTTCTTGTAGACAATATTCATGACTGCCAATTAAGTATCACAGCCCAGTTAATTTGGAAGTGAGATGTCAACTAATTCGCGTTCATTACAATTCTTCTTTGAAAGGGACATGCATGCAAGTGTGCGTGcacgtacatgtatgtatgtgtaataTTTACAATTGGAAGCAGTGGCAGCCCACTTACATACAACGCTGCAGTATAACACCGATACCTAGCTAATTCACCTTCGATTACAGACTCCAAACACACCATTCAATGTATTAACATTTAACgccgagcgccaggcagggtGTCAACAAGTACCGCCTTTTACGTATACGTCTGTATAACATGGAGCGGGGATGAACTTGCGACCCTCGGTTTGCTGACACTCAACCCACTCCATTACGCAGGTGATCCACATGACATGGAAAACAAACGGGAAGCAGATAGAACCGTGTGATTGGACGTTCTATTTTCGAACTAAACGCGGAACTTGTGACAAACACATCATGTAGAAGATAAAGTAAGAGCACTTTATGGACAGACTTTAACGGTGTCAGTGAGGGTCTAATGATGCCATGCCCTATATAATGTATGAAGCAGGATGTCTATACGGGCCATATATTGATTACAAGTACTAGTACTAATAAAAACCGCATCATATCATCAAATGTGACTTATAACCGCATAATGAGAAAACCAAACCaaatttcaaagttttacaagaaatatatagATATTACCAGGCAACAAAATTTACAGCATTCTCAAAATGTAGACAAGCAGGTTTTCATGTCTTTGGTCATTTTTTCTTATACTTTTCGGAACACTGTGCAGCTATCATTATGACATCTAAAATGGTCACAATCATGTAAACAACTGTGACGTCCTTGGTCGTCTTTCTAGATATATTTATCTCCACACCCGCTTGTAGAAGGTCTGTGTAAAGTCTTTGACATGAATGACAGTCCTGCGCACATCTATAGCGTTGTTCTGTACATATGCtccctctccctccctccctcctctctctctctctctctctctctctctctctctgtgtgtgtgtgtgtgtgtgtgtgtgtgtgtgtgtgtgtgtgtgtttgtgacataTAACCAGGCATAATGAACAATATGTATCAATGGAAACACTCATATTCCCATACACACCCTTTACTCTCATAAGTACTGTTAGCTTACGTACGTGTTACATGTAAATATAGACTGCATTCAAGAATTTAATAATGCGTGTAAATAGGTACATACATGGTTACTCGAACATGttatagattatccctggtatcTGTGGTAAGTAAATGGGTATATCAACAACGACTGAAAAGGTCCGATGGattagcatagtggttaagcgttcgcttgtcacgctaaagacctgacttcgattccccacatgggcacaatgtgtgaaaagccatttctggtgtcccctctgtgatattgctggaatactgcttaaaaGCCATGTTAAACAAACACCCCCACTCCCTTTTCACATGATGGAATGTTGATTGAATCTGTACAGTTTATAATTACTTGAATGCCAGAGGAAACACAGTCAGTCCTCCTCAAAACGTCCCCAGAAAAGTTATCAAGTCAGTACAAAACAGTTATATTCAGTATGTTGAACTGTTGCCAATTTCATTGCCAATATTTTTTACATATCATTCTCtggcttgtgtgtgtgtgtgtgtgcgcgcgcgtgcgtgcgagtatgtgtgtgtgtatgtatgtatatatcagtcctatatatacacacatacatgagtAAAGGGGTCCATATATACACAGACATGAGTAAATACGTGTGTATATGTAGACATGTGTAAAcgggtgtatatata includes:
- the LOC137274499 gene encoding uncharacterized protein; translation: MGNRKSSHKAGAYSVTLPHFTRAWDLLYSGDVQLWSPVAGRYGFDKYGYGCRESDCDRESVCLQYIRAVYNKNRKYVDIERFKQPGIQIPVDHCFEFQRLISAGHELNQVAAAYQDHLVLLVLHHVKDLVVISAFPLVNLHTKRVIGILAAPRKNMTIIHCDFTPDLKQTAILFYSCSGEMRFCYDLYIYSNETTEIIKYVTLNHEVQPYIAFDPRYNWSRIAVANYECKKEGITHELVVFSLDECKTLQRSRLSLPTLFGSSRYNLLYSKDGTLLILQKLTEDRFGVTSYSDIYIFNSDHMRLFKYITSSLPGLFNICRVNYEPVFSKCGSYMRILDHKPNTEDQGVTVQIYQLPRIISLQSQCRIVILNSLQREADVRALPLPNRIMGYLMFKPQF